The sequence AAAATCGTACGATTTTCCACCTTTCAGTTCAAAGTCACCGGAAGTCTGCCATGTTTCACCGCCATTGCAGCTAAAAGCCTTAATACCGGAACCGCCTTCATTATCAGCAGCGTCAATATGGTATGTGTATGTGATTTTGTCGCTGATAGGAGTGCCCTGCTTCAAGGCCAAGTTTCCAAGCTTAACCTGCACCTTCTGAATCACAGGTGCAATGTTATCGTATTTGTCCGCTTTTGCCTGCTGCTTTGCTTCATTGCCAACAGCATCCCGTACATAAAAGTTGTGTTCTTTGTTATCCTGGATCACAAATGTGCCGGTCTCCTGCCACTGGCCTTCGTCCATCTTAAAGGCTTTTTCTGCTAGGCCGGATTCGCTGTCCTTACCGGTAACGGTTACCTTTACTTTACCGTTTGTCCACTGTTCGCCCGCATTCGGCGGGTCCAGCACCACACCGATTTCAGGTGCGTTTGCATCTACATACTGCACCTCTACGGTCTCACCTGTGGACACATTACCCACAGCGTCTTTTGCATAAAAGGTGTAAGTCCCATTTGCTTTCACCCGGAATTCAGGCGCTTTTTGCCACTGGCCGTTATCCATCCGATAGGCAACTGCACCATAGCCGTTACCATCATCTGCCTGCACCGTCAGTGTGGCCGGAGCTTTTCCCCATGCGGTGGGATTGCCGCTTACAGTCACCCTTGGCGCCTGGGCATCCGGCTGCACAGACGGCTCTGTGCCGGTCACAGTACCGTCCGGGTCACACAACACACCTACCCAAGCGGATTGATCGGCTAACCAAGTACCAAAGTCAATGACACCGTCACTGATCCGCACATCGTCTGCCGGATCTACCGCGCCATCCACATAAATGGTCGGCACCTCTGCGCTTTCTGCTGTATAAGCGACTTTGCTGCCGGTTACTTCCAAAGTTTCCGCACCGAAGAAGTACACCTTTTTGCCCTGCACCTCCACAACCATACAGTCTTTGGTGGCAGCCATAGCAGAGGTCACCAGACCCAAAGGCAAAGCCGTCAACAACATGAGCACTGCTAACAGACAGGCCAATCCCTTTTTAGAAGTCATTTTTACTTGCAAGATTTTTGCTTTCATCATTCTTTCCCCATTTCTAATTTTTTATGTTTTATATGAAGTCACTCAATGATCTCTTTAGAGTACGCATAGCGCAGGCTCTTCATGATCTGAAAATCCGCCTGTGCATCTGCTTGCAGCAATGTGGTCTGGCCGGAGTGTTCCGCAGGTGTTTTCACTGCTGCATTTTGATCAAGTGGCATTGTGTTACCGCTATGGTCACCGGCAGGTGCCGCTGCACTACCGGTAGGCACTGTACGAGGTTGCACCTGCCTGGGCTGCACCGCAGGCCCACTGGGAGTTGCCGGAGCAGGAGCGGCTGTATGTTTGTGGTGCCGGAGCCGCTCTTGATACCCACGATCCAGCAGGGCATCGTACACCTGGGCCATATTTTTCTTGAAGAACACAAAAACGGCCGTAATTGCTAAAATCACGCCAAGCACCATAAAAGAGATAGAAAGTCCGATCATTGCACTGTACATAAATACTACCTCCTTATGTATTTTCCTTAAAATTCTGCTTGGCTTTTTGCGAGATGCTATCATCAAAGAAGCATTGCAGCGCTGCCGCTCGCTTGGGCAGGAAATAGGCTTTGTTGTCGATCAGACAATTTGCCTGGCTTTTCACCATAAAATCATATATACCCTGGCACTCTGCGTCACTGGTATTGGCGCTGTTATAAAGTGCATCATACGCGGCCAGCTGATCCTTGTTCTCTTCCAAAAAGCTGCGAATGGTTTGCAGATTTTTCATCACCTCGTCCAGATTTTTCGCTGCGCCGTTGGCGTCTGGGTCGTTGCTGTAATTGGCGGCAGCCTGATAAATCTGGGCGTAATACAATTTAATGGTTGCAATACTCGCCGGCATATCCACAGATTCTAGGCCATTTTTAATATCAAAAGGCTGATTGGGCAAAATGCGAATGCTGTCCGGATCTGTACTGGCAAAGGAACGATAATATTTGCAGGCATTATCCAGCGCATCTTTCTTATCCAAGTTGCTATTCAGTTCCACACGCAGGGCAATTTCAAAGCCGACCGTATTACGATCCTCCGTGTCCTTGATTTGTGTATATTGCCCAATATAGTCCGGTAAAGTTGCCAACTGGTTTGCGCTGGCGCTCTCTACATAGCCCTGATAAGCGTCTGCCCGGGTGGGGTCAATAGCAATGCACTCCTCATACTTGCCGCTACTTAATTTGTCCTGATAATCGTGATTGCGTACCACAAACGAAAGCGGCATCAAAATCGCACCGATCATAAAAAAGGAAATAGCCGCAGCAATCAATCCGCGAAAGGCATTGAGTTTGCGTTGTCGAATGCGAATGACAGCCTCGTCCCGGTCATGATAATGCTGAAGCGCATACTTAAAATCCGCCGCCGATTGATACCGATTGGCCGGGTTTTGCGCCGTAGCTTTATTCAGCACTTTAATCAGACCGTCTGTTACCGCCGGATTCTGCTTGCGAATATCGTCGTAAAATTCCACATCATACGGCGTTTTTCCCATCAGCAAGGAACGCAGCGTGATGCCCAGCGAATACACATCTGTGCGCGCATCCGACTGCACCTTAGCATCAAATTGTTCCGGCGCCGCATACCCGCGCGTACCCACATTGGTGGTATCGCCCACATTCTGCGGCTTGTATTTCTTTGCTATCCCAAAATCCAGCAGTTTGATCTGCTGTCTGTCCGGCAACAACTGCACATTGGCCGGCTTCATATCTCGGTAAATGATTTTTGGGGACTGGGTATGCAAATACTCCAGTACATCGCAAAGCTGGGAGCCCCAAAGCACCACATCTTCCGGTGTGGAAGGACCGTGCTTCACTTCTTCTGCCAGGGATTTGCCTTCTACAAAATCCTCAATAATGTAGATCGTATCGTTTTGATCCACAATGTCCACAATGCGCACAATATTGGGGTGATTCAGCTTGGTGAGCATTTCTGCTTCTGACACCGGCGTTAAACCGACAATATTGCTTTGGCCCGGCGGTTTCTTCTTCGCTTCCTTTACGGCCCACTGCTTTTTTAAGCGTCGATCCATGGCCAAATACACAACAGACATACCGCCATGTCCCAGTTCTGTTAAAATTTCATATTTACCATCTATAATGGATCCGATCTCTGCCATAACTGCCCCCTTAATGCACTGTCTTAAAAGCGACACCAGTCATATTGTCCTGTTCATTCCGTTGTTGCAACAGACCGATGATCTCAACTAACACATCTTGCATTCCACGCTCAGACCGTACCACCCGCGGTGAGAGCAGTCCCAGTAGCTCCTCCTCTTGGATTTCATGACGAAAACCATCTGTACACAACAGGTAAACCGTATTGGACTCCAATGTGTATTCTAAAAATTCCGGCTGCAACACATGAGAGGCGCCCACGCACTGTAAAAGTACATTGCGCCGCGTATCTTTTTCTTCCTGATCCGGAGCCAATTTTCCGGCGCTGATCTCCCGAGCCACCAGGGATTGATCCTGCGTGAGACGCGAGACATTATTTTGTATCTTATATAATCTGGAGTCGCCGATATTGACCACATACAGTTTATTGCCAATGCAAAGTGCAGCCACCACAGTCGTACCGAGAGAAATATTGTGATCCAGTCCATAATTGCCAATATCGGCATTGAGCCGATTCAACAAATGGGTCCATTCCTTGCGCAATAATGCAAAATCCATTGTGCGCTGGCTGAGCAGAATCGGCAAGCTCTGCGCAAACCAATCTGTAAAGCGTGCGACCACGGTTGCGCTGGCCACCTCGCCTTTTTTTAATCCGCCCATACCGTCACACACTACGGCGAACAACAAATTCCCATATCGCTTGCTCCGGGCGGTTTGAATACAGTAGCTGTCCTGATTGGTCTTTTTGACCGGGCCAATATCCGTTTGTGCCGCAATTAAATAATTCATTTGGAGTCCCCCTGGATTTCAAAATCTACGATCTCGTTAGCCAAAATTAACCGATCACCGGACCGCATGGGATAATGCCGATTGGGTTGCAGCTTGGCACCGTTCAGCGTTGTACCATTGGTTGAGCCGTGATCAACAACGGTATAGCCGCCCTCTGTAATAGAAACGGTTACCTGGCGCTTGCTGATATAATCATTTTGTAAGACCAGATTACAGCAACTCGGGTCTGCGCCAATGGAAAATTCTGTTCCCTGCATCGGTACGGACTGACCGGTGCGCACCACAAAAAAGGTAGCTGTAGGCATTTGGGGCATTAAAACACACGTATCACCGGAGTGATTAGACAAATCCTGCATAAGCGAAGCCGGATTAGGAGGCACAAAGCCCGGCACATATCCACTTGGTGGAACGAGAGGCTCCGTCTCACCGAAACCGTTTGGCGTCGGCGCTCCCTGCAATTCTGCTGCGCTGTACTTACCGTTGTCCGGCATATCCAGTGGCTCTGTCACGCCATAAAAATCCTCCACCGGAACATGCAAAGGTTCTGCCCCGCCATAGTTGCCGTCTGTAAAAGGCAAAATCGGTGCTGCGCTTTGTAAGTGCTGCACCGGCGTGTTCAACGGCTCCGTTGCGCCAACGGAATCATAGGCCGGTGCCATTAGCGGTTCCGTTGCGCCATACTGGTTTTGACCCGGCAGCGAAATTGGCTCTGTCATCTCCGCCATATTCTTCTGTGCAGCGCCACCAAAAGTTCTGGCAGTTTCATAAGGCGCCTGCATACCTATACCATTCGCCGCTGCCCACATATCCGGTGAACCGACCACATCACCGCAACTTTGATTTTTCTTCTTTTTCTTTCCAAATCTAAAAAGACTCATTTTTCCTTAGTCCTATGATTTTCTATACGCATTCTCTTTTGAGGCTGCGGTTTTGTTGCGACTACATATTCATATTTATTTTACAGTAACGAATTGTTCACTTCTATATGCTGTTTGCGTACTATTGGCAATTTTTTGCCTAAATTTGCATATTTCTACGCGTGATTTGTCAATTTCTGTATATTTTTCCAGTTTAAAATCACTTTCACCTTGATTTGCAATTTGGCAAGGGTTTTGGTATGATGAGAACAGAAAGCGGTCGAGTTTAGAGGCGCAATCGATGGACGGGGGGTACGGGAATGAAACCGAAAAAGCAATGGGATCACAAGTGGTACACGGAGGAATTTTTGCAACAACTAAAGGCAACGGCGGCGGTGGAGATGGACGGCGATTTGCCCTACATCACCAAATATGCACCGGACGCCGGTTCGCCAAATGGGATTGACCCGCGGCTGCTGGGCGGACCCATGGGCAAAATGGCGCGGTCCACGCAGCTGGTGCCAAATTTCATTCTGGACCGGGTCAAGATTCCGGTAACACCGAAGATCTTGGCTGGATTCCGTGCCGGGTGTGACCGTGTTTCCTATGCCAAATGCGTACAGGCAAAGATTGAAGTGCGGGACAGCACCGTACCGGCGGCGGACGGTTATCCCATTCCCATTCGCATGTACAACAGCGCCCAATGTGCGCCGGGCAGCCCCTGCCTGTATTTTATCCACGGCGGTGCCTTTGTAGGCGGCACCCTGCGCCCCTATGACGAGGGGTGGAAGCTGTTTGTAGAAAAGTTCCGCTTGCCCGTGGTGGCAGTAGATTACCGACTGCTGCCGGAGCACCCATATCCCACGCTGTACGATGACTGCTGCCGCGTACTGGAATGGCTGGGCGGCGACGGTGCCCGGGAGCTGCACATTGACCCAAGGGCCGTTTTTGTGGTAGGTGACAGCGCCGGCGGCAACCTGGCCCAAGGCTGCGCCACCCGCTACAAAGGCACCCACCGGGTGCGGGGGCAGCTGCTGCTCTACCCCACCCTAAACCTGTTTGGCAGCACAGACCGCTACTATCACCCAAAAGAAACAGACTACCACCCGGCGCCGGGACAGCAAAAGCTGGCTATGGGACTGGTGCGGCAAATGGAGCTGCTCTCTCGCTCCGGCAAGTCCTTTTTGGGTATTCCGAAGCCGGACGATCTGTGCAATCCCTACACCTCCGACCCGGCTGGGAACCCGCCCACTTTTCTCTCCGTAGGTGCGCTGGACTACCTGCGCAACGACACGGTGGCTTGGGCCCACAAGCTGCACGACGCCGGCGTGCCCACCCGCCTGGTCATGTATAACGGTATGGGTCACGGCTTCTTAAACGCCATGGGCGTCTTTCCCCAGGCCGAGGACCTGCTGGACGAAATGGGCGCGTTTATCCAGAATGTTTGTAAAAGCCATCAATAGCCGTTGACTGCGAGCTTTATTTGCTTTTCTAAACTCTACGCTGCGCAGATTGCGCGGCAGGCATCTGTGATCAAGCGGCGCAAACAAGATCCACCTCCACGGCAATCGGGGTGGCTTGAATAAAGTGCCGGTTGGGCGATAAGCATAACGAACACACGCAAAAAAACAGCCATCACCGTAAAGGTGATGGCTGTTCGTTTGGTATTTATGAAGCGAACAGGAATTATTTCTCTGCGTACTTGTCCTCGCCGTTCCAGGAATACAGCTTACGGATCTCGGCGCCGACTTTCTCCAGCTGATGGTTGGCTTCCATCTCTCTCTTGGCCTTAAAGTGTGCCCAACCGTTGTTGCTCTCGGTGATGAACTTGGAAGCGAAGGTGCCGTCCTGAATCTCTTCCAGAACCTTCTTCATTTCCTTCTTGGTCTCATCGGTGATCAGACGCTTACCGGTCTCGTAATCGCCGAATTCAGCGGTGTTGGAGATGGAGTAACGCATCTTGGCAAAGCCGCCGTTGTAAATCAGGTCAACAATCAGCTTCATCTCATGAATGCACTCAAAGTAAGCATTTCTCGGGTCATAACCGGCCTCAACCAGGGTCTCAAAACCGGCCTTCATCAGAGCGGTTACGCCGCCGCACAGCACAGCCTGCTCACCAAACAGATCGGTCTCGGTCTCGCACTTAAAGGTGGTCTCCAGAATACCGGCACGAGCACCGCCGATACCGGCGCCGTAAGCCAGAGCAATATCCTCACAATGACCGGTAGCGTCCTGATATACAGCTACCAGACAGGGCGTACCCTTGCCCTCTTTGTACTCGGAGCGAACGGTGTGACCCGGAGCCTTGGGAGCGATCATGAACACATCTACATCGCTGGGAGGCACGATCTGCTTAAAGTGAATGTTAAAGCCGTGGGCGAAAGCCAAAGCCTTGCCGGCGGTCAGGTTCGGTTCAATGTCCTTCTTATAGATGGAAGCCTGCTTCTCATCCGGGGTCAGGATCATGATAATGTCAGCGGCCTTTGCAGCCTCAGCGGTGGTCATAACCTTCAGGCCAACGCTCTCTGCATGCTTCCAGGACTTGGAGCCCTCGTACAAACCAACAACTACGTCCACACCGCTCTCTTTCAAGTTCAACGCATGGGCGTGGCCCTGAGAACCAAAGCCGATCACGGCAACGGTCTTGCCCTTCAGGTAATCCAGATTACAATCTTCTTGATGGAAAAGTCTTGCTTCTGCCATTGTAGTTTCCTCCTAAAAAATAAGTTTAATTGAAGTCACAGTGTTGTATGATGTCGCTGTGGTTTCTTAACAATTCACATTATATCCTGTATGATGTCTGTTGTCAATAGGCAATTTAAATTTTTTATAGATGCTCCATTGCATGAAGAATGTGCAGCCGCATGGCGGTGCGGGCGCCCTCGGCATTGCGCTTCTTAATGAAGTCCATAATCAGCCGATCGTCGTTTAGATTATCAGCGCTTACATCCTTGTCCCGGGTCATGACGATCACGCCTTTTTTGATGGCATTGAAAATCACCGGCATAAACTGCTTCACAAACGCATTGTGCGTGGCATTGGCAATACTCTCATGGAACTTTTGCTCCTCTGCCGTGCGGTCCTCGCCGCTTAAGATCTTCTTTTCCACCTGCTCACCGTAGTAGCAAATCGCGTCAATTTCTTCCTGTGTTGCCCGCTGTGCAGCCAAAAAAGCGCAATCCGGTTCAAACATCAGCCGCATCTCAAACAGATCGTCCAAGCCGGAAGCAATGTCGCTCAGATCCGCCGAGTCGATCACCGTATTGGCACTGACAAAGGTGCCCTTGCCCCGCCGAATCTCCAACACACCGCTGGTGGTCAAAATTCGAATGGCCTCCCGCAAGGTGGAACGACTAACGCCCAATTCCGCCGCCAGGTCATTCTCATTAGGCAGCTTATCTCCCACCGTAAAGCGGTGCTGAGTCTCGATCATATTCAAAATCTGCTGTGCCGTACTCTCCGGTAGCATTGCCGATCTTGGCATATTCCTCACCTCTGCTCACATCATAACACAAGTTGTATGCAAAAGTCAAGGCGTTGTCTGACATCTTACAATTATAGAACTGATTTTCTGCTGTTCTTTGTTCACCCTGCACGAATTTGCCCTGCGGGGGTTGTAAATTGTGAACAAATGCTATATGATAAGGATATAAATAAGAGAATATATATAATGGAGCGTAAAAAATGAACAAAGCAACCCAATTACGATACAATATGGAGTCCCTATGCATCTATCAATTCAAGACAGACCCGGTGATGCACAGTTTACTGCACCTGCTGCGCAGCATAGAAGACGGCGAGGCTGTGCTGGAGGCGCAAAGTGCCTTTTTCAGCACACTGGCACCTCGAGACACGCTGCGCCGGTATATTTCCAAGTTGATCCTCACCGACGACAATGTATTCAGCAAAGCCGCCGCCGGCGATGCGACAGACCGTCTGCACCCTGCGATCCTGGATGGTGTTAAAAGCGACCTTGCCAAGCTGGAGGCTATTGCCGACCTGACCCCGGAAGATATTCTGCATGCAGTAGAAAATAAGGACCTGCGGGAAGTGCTGGGCACCCTGCCCCGATGGGAGAACGGCGAAGCGCTGCCGCCCCTGAGCCAAAACTGGGCGGAGCAAACGGAGGTACTGGCTGCATTCCATAAAAGAAACGGCTACGGTCTGTTTGCCAGCTACGCCGCCTTTGAGTGGCGGGATCACGCCCTCTCCCCCATCTCCGCCACGGACCCGATCCAGCTGTCCGATCTGAAGAACTATGAATTGCAGCGGAGCCAGGTGGTGGACAATACAGAGAGCTTTGTTTGCGGACTGCCCGCCAACAACGTGCTGCTGTACGGTGACCGGGGCACCGGCAAAAGCTCCACCATTCACGCCATCCTGAATGCATACAAAGAACAGGGTCTGCGCATGATCGAGATCCCCAAAAGCGCGGTGGAGGAGTTGTCCTTGATTCGGGAGTACCTGGCGGACAGCCCGATGAAATTTATCATCTATATTGATGACCTAAGCTTTGACAGCCAGGACAACGCTTTTACAGAGCTGAAAGCGGCGCTGGAGGGCGGCCTGTCTGCCTGCCAGCCCAATACGCTGATCTATGCCACCTCCAACCGGCGCCACCTAATCAAAGAGAACTTCTCTGACCGGGAGGACGATGTAAACAAAAATGACACCCGCCAGGAACAACTGTCTCTGTCCGATCGGTTTGGGCTGACCATTACCTTTATTAACCCGGACAAAAAGGATTATCTGGACATTGTGGAAAAGATTGCCGCCGATCGTGGCCTGCAAGTGGACGCCCAGCGGCTGGACGCTGCCGCCGAGCAGTGGGCCGTGCGCCGAGGCGGTCGTTCTCCCCGTTGCGCCCGCCAGTTTATCGATCATGTGGAGAGCGCTCTGCGCCGGGGCAAAGAATGGTAAAAATTCGTTCGCAAATTATTAAAAAATTTCATTTTTTGTTTACCGAATTCTAAAATTATGAACAAAAAAACCTGCTATGATAGCAGTATCAAAGAAAAGGAGCGAAAACAATGAGCAAAATTCTGGTAGTGGATGATGAATTAAACATCTGCGAATTACTGAAACTATACTTAGAGAATGAGGGCTACACGGTGTTTACCGCCAACGACGGCCAAGCCGCCGTGACCGCCTTCCAGCAGAAGGCACCGGATTTGGTACTGCTGGACATTATGCTGCCCAAGATGGACGGCTGGCAGGTGTGCCGAGAGATCCGCAAGACCTCTTCCGCCCCCATCATCATGCTCACCGCCAAGGGCGAGACCTTTGACAAGGTGCTGGGACTGGAGCTGGGCGCCGACGACTATGTGGTCAAGCCCTTTGACGCCAAAGAGGTGGTGGCCCGGGTGAAAGCTGTGCTGCGCCGCACCCAAGGCAAAAATGACAACGCCGAGGAAAGCAAGAAAGTGGTCACCTATGACAAGCTGGAGATCAACATTGCCAACTATGAATTGAAAGTCAACGGCGTGCAGATTGACACGCCGCCTAAAGAGCTGGAGCTGATCTACCACTTTGCTTCCAACCCCAACCGCGTCTTTACCCGCGACCAGCTGCTGGACGAGGTATGGGGCTTTGAGTTTTACGGTGACTCCCGCACGGTGGATGTGCATGTGAAGCGCCTGCGTGAAAAGTTAGAGGGCGTCAGTGACAAATGGGAGCTGAAAACCGTTTGGGGCGTCGGCTACAAGTTTGAGACCAAGGAATAAGTAATGGCGTTTAAGGATGTACTCGTCGGTAAAAAGCCGGTCAAAAGCAATATCTTTGCCAAATACTTCCTGCTGTTTGCCGCTATCTTTTTGGTCACTTTGACCGTGCTGGGCACCGCCCTGACCCTGATGGTCAACGCCTATTCTCAAAATGAACGCACCAACCTGCTGAAAGAGAATGTGCAAAGCGTATCCGGTACCATCAGTTCCTCATTGATCATGCAGGACATTAACAGTCGCTACAGCGTGGAAAAAGAGCTGATGTGCGAATCCCTGTATATTATTTCCAACTCTATCGACGCAGATGTATTTGTCTGTGATGTGGAGGGTAATATTATTCTGTGTAAGGAGCGGGCCTATTCCACCCCGTATTTTGGGGAGTTTACCACCTGCGCCCTGCACGACAGCTATTCCATCAGTTCCGCACTGCTGCAACGGGTGTACGAGACCGGCACCGTAACCGGGCGTATTACCGTACGCGGTCAAACCAATTATATTGTAGGCACCACCATCGTTAGCGACGGCGATGTGATCGGCTACACCTTTGCGCAGACCCAAACCGGCGTGCAGTCCCTGGCACTGGCGGTAATCCGCATTTTCCTGCTCAGCGCGCTGGCCTGTTTGATGCTGGCCTTCATCTGCATTTGGCACCTGACCAAAAAGATGGTGACCCCTTTGCAGCAAATGAGCGCTGCCGCCAAGCAATTTGCCATCGGCGACTTCTCTTACCGAGTCAAGGTGCGAGGCTGCGATGAGCTGGCGGATCTGGGCATTGCCTTTAACGATATGGCGGACGCACTGGATAAAACAGAAAGTTCCCGCGCCAGCTTTGTGGCCAATGTGTCCCACGAATTAAAAACGCCTATGACCTCCATTGCCGGGTTTATTGACGGTATTTTGGACGGCACCATCCCCAAAGAGAAACAAAACTATTACCTGGGACTGGTAAGCACCGAGGTGCGCCGACTGAGCCGCTTAGTGGTGGCCATGCTAAATATGAGCAAGATCGAGTCCGGCGAATTCCAAATGAAGCCCAATAACTATGACATCTCTGACCAAATCATCCGTATTCTTTTGACCTTTGAACAAAAGATCGAGAAGAAGAATATTGAGATCATCGGGCTGGAGGACCTGCAGCCCCAGTACATTGTGGCGGACCCGGATATGATCTACCAGGTGATCTACAACCTGTTTGACAACGCAGTGAAGTTTACCAACGAGGACGGCTTTATCAAGGTTACGCTGGAGGATTTGGGCAGCCAAATTCGTGTAAGTATTAAGAACAGCGGCGCCGGCATTAAGGCCGAGGAGCTGTCCCGCGTGTTTGAGCGCTTCTATAAAGTTGACAAATCCCGCAGCCTGGACGCCAAGGGTGCCGGACTGGGATTATATATCGTAAAAATGATGGTGGAAATGCACTCCGGCAGAATTTATGCCAAGAGTGAAGACGAAAACACCGCGGAATTCGTATTCACCCTACCCAAGACATTCACCCCCGTCAATAAAAAAGGAGCAAAAGAAGCATGAGCGACTATGAACAGAACCCGATAAACGGCAGCCAGCCCCCCCAGGGGGACAGCCAACCGAACACCGGCTATACGCCATATCAACAACCGGGCACCTATTACACACCACCCCAACCGGAGCAGTCCCAAACGCCGCCCACCGGCGACAACGGCACCACCTATCACTACGCCTACCACAGCGGCAACCAGCCCGGCGCAGCCTACAACGGCCAGCAGACCGGTGCCGCTGACCATACCACCCAGGCACAGTCCACCGGCCAGACTTACGGCACCCCCACAGAGCCGCCGGAGCCGGGCAAGCCGGAAAAAAAGAAGAACAAAAAGACAATTGCCATCGTGGTGAGCGTGCTGGTGGTGTGTGTGGTGATCGCCGTTACCGGCATTGTACTGGCAGCCACCGGCGTACTCTCCGGGGATAAGGAAGAAAAAACAGACGGCACCTCCACCTCTCAGGACAGCGGATCTGACACACAGACCGTCAGCGGCGGCAGCGTGGCAACCAAGGACGACAGCGGCAACCTGACTGTTGCCGGCGTAGCCAAAAAAGCCATGGACTCCTGCGTGGGTATTACCGTCTATTCCAAGCAGAATTCCTACAGCAACTTCTACGGCTACGGCTCCAATAACAGCTCCGACAGCAGTGACGACCAGCAAGCCAGCGGCGAGGGCTCCGGCGTGATTATGAAGGAAGCGAACGGCAAGACCTATATTATGACCTGTGCCCATGTGATCGCCGACGGCAGCAGCTTTAAGGTGACCCTGAATAACGGCAAAGAATACACCGCCACAATGGTGGGTGCCGACAGCCAAACGGACATCGGCGTGCTTTCCATTGAAGCCACCGGGCTGCAAGCAGCCACCTTTGCCGACAGCAAAAGCCTGACCGTCGGCGAGCAAGTGGTGGCCATCGGCTGTCCCGGCGGTCTGGAATTCAAGAACAGCGTCACCAGCGGCTATATTTCCGCTTTGGATCGCCCGGTGGAAAGCTCCATCGGCTACGACAACGAGTGTATCCAAACGGACGCAGCCATCAATCCGGGCAACTCCGGCGGCGCGCTGTTTAACATGCAGGGT comes from Oscillospiraceae bacterium and encodes:
- a CDS encoding FHA domain-containing protein, with the translated sequence MSLFRFGKKKKKNQSCGDVVGSPDMWAAANGIGMQAPYETARTFGGAAQKNMAEMTEPISLPGQNQYGATEPLMAPAYDSVGATEPLNTPVQHLQSAAPILPFTDGNYGGAEPLHVPVEDFYGVTEPLDMPDNGKYSAAELQGAPTPNGFGETEPLVPPSGYVPGFVPPNPASLMQDLSNHSGDTCVLMPQMPTATFFVVRTGQSVPMQGTEFSIGADPSCCNLVLQNDYISKRQVTVSITEGGYTVVDHGSTNGTTLNGAKLQPNRHYPMRSGDRLILANEIVDFEIQGDSK
- a CDS encoding ATP-binding protein, yielding MNKATQLRYNMESLCIYQFKTDPVMHSLLHLLRSIEDGEAVLEAQSAFFSTLAPRDTLRRYISKLILTDDNVFSKAAAGDATDRLHPAILDGVKSDLAKLEAIADLTPEDILHAVENKDLREVLGTLPRWENGEALPPLSQNWAEQTEVLAAFHKRNGYGLFASYAAFEWRDHALSPISATDPIQLSDLKNYELQRSQVVDNTESFVCGLPANNVLLYGDRGTGKSSTIHAILNAYKEQGLRMIEIPKSAVEELSLIREYLADSPMKFIIYIDDLSFDSQDNAFTELKAALEGGLSACQPNTLIYATSNRRHLIKENFSDREDDVNKNDTRQEQLSLSDRFGLTITFINPDKKDYLDIVEKIAADRGLQVDAQRLDAAAEQWAVRRGGRSPRCARQFIDHVESALRRGKEW
- a CDS encoding serine/threonine protein kinase yields the protein MAEIGSIIDGKYEILTELGHGGMSVVYLAMDRRLKKQWAVKEAKKKPPGQSNIVGLTPVSEAEMLTKLNHPNIVRIVDIVDQNDTIYIIEDFVEGKSLAEEVKHGPSTPEDVVLWGSQLCDVLEYLHTQSPKIIYRDMKPANVQLLPDRQQIKLLDFGIAKKYKPQNVGDTTNVGTRGYAAPEQFDAKVQSDARTDVYSLGITLRSLLMGKTPYDVEFYDDIRKQNPAVTDGLIKVLNKATAQNPANRYQSAADFKYALQHYHDRDEAVIRIRQRKLNAFRGLIAAAISFFMIGAILMPLSFVVRNHDYQDKLSSGKYEECIAIDPTRADAYQGYVESASANQLATLPDYIGQYTQIKDTEDRNTVGFEIALRVELNSNLDKKDALDNACKYYRSFASTDPDSIRILPNQPFDIKNGLESVDMPASIATIKLYYAQIYQAAANYSNDPDANGAAKNLDEVMKNLQTIRSFLEENKDQLAAYDALYNSANTSDAECQGIYDFMVKSQANCLIDNKAYFLPKRAAALQCFFDDSISQKAKQNFKENT
- a CDS encoding protein phosphatase 2C domain-containing protein; translation: MNYLIAAQTDIGPVKKTNQDSYCIQTARSKRYGNLLFAVVCDGMGGLKKGEVASATVVARFTDWFAQSLPILLSQRTMDFALLRKEWTHLLNRLNADIGNYGLDHNISLGTTVVAALCIGNKLYVVNIGDSRLYKIQNNVSRLTQDQSLVAREISAGKLAPDQEEKDTRRNVLLQCVGASHVLQPEFLEYTLESNTVYLLCTDGFRHEIQEEELLGLLSPRVVRSERGMQDVLVEIIGLLQQRNEQDNMTGVAFKTVH
- a CDS encoding alpha/beta hydrolase encodes the protein MKPKKQWDHKWYTEEFLQQLKATAAVEMDGDLPYITKYAPDAGSPNGIDPRLLGGPMGKMARSTQLVPNFILDRVKIPVTPKILAGFRAGCDRVSYAKCVQAKIEVRDSTVPAADGYPIPIRMYNSAQCAPGSPCLYFIHGGAFVGGTLRPYDEGWKLFVEKFRLPVVAVDYRLLPEHPYPTLYDDCCRVLEWLGGDGARELHIDPRAVFVVGDSAGGNLAQGCATRYKGTHRVRGQLLLYPTLNLFGSTDRYYHPKETDYHPAPGQQKLAMGLVRQMELLSRSGKSFLGIPKPDDLCNPYTSDPAGNPPTFLSVGALDYLRNDTVAWAHKLHDAGVPTRLVMYNGMGHGFLNAMGVFPQAEDLLDEMGAFIQNVCKSHQ
- the ilvC gene encoding ketol-acid reductoisomerase; translation: MAEARLFHQEDCNLDYLKGKTVAVIGFGSQGHAHALNLKESGVDVVVGLYEGSKSWKHAESVGLKVMTTAEAAKAADIIMILTPDEKQASIYKKDIEPNLTAGKALAFAHGFNIHFKQIVPPSDVDVFMIAPKAPGHTVRSEYKEGKGTPCLVAVYQDATGHCEDIALAYGAGIGGARAGILETTFKCETETDLFGEQAVLCGGVTALMKAGFETLVEAGYDPRNAYFECIHEMKLIVDLIYNGGFAKMRYSISNTAEFGDYETGKRLITDETKKEMKKVLEEIQDGTFASKFITESNNGWAHFKAKREMEANHQLEKVGAEIRKLYSWNGEDKYAEK
- a CDS encoding FadR family transcriptional regulator, whose translation is MPRSAMLPESTAQQILNMIETQHRFTVGDKLPNENDLAAELGVSRSTLREAIRILTTSGVLEIRRGKGTFVSANTVIDSADLSDIASGLDDLFEMRLMFEPDCAFLAAQRATQEEIDAICYYGEQVEKKILSGEDRTAEEQKFHESIANATHNAFVKQFMPVIFNAIKKGVIVMTRDKDVSADNLNDDRLIMDFIKKRNAEGARTAMRLHILHAMEHL